A window of Streptomyces sp. SAI-127 contains these coding sequences:
- a CDS encoding Hsp20/alpha crystallin family protein, producing the protein MNGIIARLPGWPTLPDLFGWAESGLPGAHAVPGLHGIRVEERLTDGTYVLRAELPGIDPAKDVEITVSEGVLTLRTERTEETTEEHRTEFRYGNFARSVRLPAEAKGEEATAEYKDGVLTITVPVPEAKTGTRTIPVRRG; encoded by the coding sequence ATGAACGGCATCATCGCGCGGCTCCCGGGCTGGCCGACGCTTCCCGATCTGTTCGGGTGGGCCGAGTCCGGGCTCCCCGGGGCGCACGCGGTACCGGGGCTGCACGGCATCCGGGTCGAAGAGCGCCTGACGGACGGAACCTACGTGTTGCGTGCGGAGCTTCCCGGCATCGACCCCGCCAAGGACGTCGAAATCACCGTGTCGGAAGGCGTTCTGACCCTCCGGACCGAGCGCACGGAAGAGACCACCGAAGAGCACCGCACCGAGTTCCGCTACGGCAACTTCGCCCGCTCGGTCCGGCTGCCGGCCGAAGCCAAGGGCGAGGAGGCGACTGCGGAGTACAAGGACGGTGTCCTGACGATCACGGTCCCGGTCCCGGAGGCGAAGACGGGTACCAGGACCATCCCGGTGCGGCGCGGCTGA
- a CDS encoding CBS domain-containing protein produces the protein MPGTPYAVNDVMTRTVVAVHGGAEFKDIVRTMRRWRVSALPVLDSDNRVIGVVSEADLLPKEEYRVSDQDPDPWPAARRPSDLAKADAVTAQKLMTSPAVTVGEDTTLVRAARTMAHAKVKRLPVVDDEGVLKGIVSRSDLLKVFLRSDEDIADDVRREIATHLMAVPVQPIGVEVRDGVVTLTGRVRDTTLLPLATRLVRAVEGVVDVHCALQGPLRRPNLDPDLPGSAGM, from the coding sequence ATGCCCGGCACTCCGTATGCCGTGAACGACGTGATGACCCGTACCGTCGTCGCAGTGCATGGCGGCGCAGAGTTCAAGGACATCGTGAGGACGATGCGGCGCTGGCGGGTGAGCGCGCTGCCCGTGCTGGACTCGGACAACAGGGTCATCGGTGTCGTCTCCGAGGCCGATCTGCTGCCCAAGGAGGAGTACCGCGTCAGTGACCAGGACCCGGATCCTTGGCCGGCGGCACGGCGCCCGTCCGACCTGGCCAAGGCTGACGCCGTGACCGCCCAGAAGCTGATGACCAGCCCCGCAGTCACGGTGGGTGAGGACACCACCCTTGTCCGGGCCGCGCGCACGATGGCGCACGCCAAGGTCAAGCGACTGCCAGTGGTCGACGACGAAGGCGTCCTGAAAGGAATCGTCAGCCGTTCCGACCTCCTCAAGGTGTTCCTCAGGAGTGACGAAGACATCGCGGATGACGTCCGCCGTGAGATCGCGACGCACCTGATGGCGGTTCCCGTTCAACCGATCGGGGTGGAAGTGCGCGACGGCGTCGTGACACTCACCGGTCGCGTCCGCGACACCACACTCCTGCCCTTGGCCACCCGCCTGGTGCGGGCCGTCGAGGGTGTGGTGGACGTTCATTGCGCACTCCAAGGACCGCTGCGCCGCCCGAACCTCGATCCCGACCTTCCCGGTAGTGCAGGAATGTGA
- a CDS encoding GAF domain-containing sensor histidine kinase gives MASPEEPQEARVRLPQLRLDELLEELQARLDAARGTRDRVHSLLEAVLSVGRELDLEQALYSIVEAAATLVDAEYAALGVIDPDGKRLSAFHTVGVTEEQIARIGPYPEGHGILGELIRHPEPLRLTKLSEHAASYGFPPNHPPMNTFLGVPIRVRDQVFGNLYLTEKRGGAQFDEDDESVLSTLAVAAGVAIDNARLYEQSRLRERWLQANAEVTHSLMSGGGRSEVLGLIAERAGEITGSALSVVALPMEDTGSLAVEIAVGLDAKAHQGLVLPVDTTLMGLAFSAAAPAVSTDVSHDDRISPEPPRFQGLGPAVAVPIGTREGGVRGVLLLARNSGGPEFSPTETETLQAFAAQAAVAMELAERRQVAEEVAVLKDRDRIARDLHDLAIQRLFATGMTLQSAGRFIEHPEASERVVRAVDDLDETIKIIRSTIFGLRSREGTDGSGLRARVVRIAGEAAPLLGFAPSVRLEGLVDTDVPREIAEHVVAVLSEALTNIARHAQAGRAGVVLTADSRQVRLTVTDNGTGVSPGGRRSGLRNMAERAEQLGGELELSSPGDGGTSLTWWVPTPTA, from the coding sequence GTGGCGAGCCCCGAGGAGCCGCAGGAGGCCCGTGTACGGCTGCCGCAGCTGAGGCTGGACGAGCTCTTGGAGGAGCTTCAGGCGCGGCTGGACGCGGCCCGTGGAACTCGGGACCGGGTGCACAGTCTGCTGGAAGCGGTGCTCTCGGTCGGCCGTGAGCTGGATCTGGAGCAGGCGCTGTACAGCATCGTCGAAGCCGCCGCGACGTTGGTCGACGCCGAGTACGCCGCGCTCGGCGTGATCGATCCCGACGGCAAGCGGCTGTCCGCCTTCCACACGGTTGGGGTCACCGAGGAGCAGATCGCCCGGATCGGCCCCTACCCCGAGGGGCACGGCATTCTCGGCGAGCTGATCCGCCATCCCGAGCCGCTCCGCCTGACGAAGCTCTCCGAGCACGCCGCGTCGTACGGCTTCCCGCCCAACCACCCGCCGATGAACACCTTCCTCGGCGTCCCCATCCGGGTGCGCGACCAGGTCTTCGGCAACCTGTACCTCACCGAGAAACGCGGCGGCGCGCAGTTCGACGAGGACGACGAATCGGTCCTGTCGACCTTGGCCGTCGCCGCGGGCGTCGCCATCGACAACGCCCGCCTCTACGAGCAGTCCCGGCTGCGGGAACGTTGGCTGCAGGCCAACGCGGAGGTCACGCACAGCCTGATGTCCGGCGGAGGGCGCAGCGAGGTGCTCGGCCTGATCGCCGAGCGGGCCGGCGAGATCACGGGATCGGCGCTGTCCGTGGTCGCACTGCCCATGGAGGACACCGGGTCACTCGCAGTGGAGATCGCCGTCGGGCTGGACGCCAAGGCGCACCAGGGGCTCGTGCTGCCCGTGGACACGACCTTGATGGGGCTCGCCTTCTCCGCTGCCGCCCCGGCCGTCAGCACGGACGTCTCCCACGACGATCGGATCTCTCCGGAGCCCCCTCGCTTCCAGGGCCTCGGCCCCGCCGTCGCCGTGCCCATCGGCACGCGCGAGGGCGGTGTCCGAGGCGTGCTTCTGCTGGCGCGGAATTCCGGCGGACCGGAGTTCTCCCCGACGGAGACCGAGACCCTGCAAGCCTTCGCCGCACAGGCCGCCGTCGCGATGGAACTCGCGGAGCGACGTCAGGTCGCGGAGGAGGTCGCGGTACTCAAGGACCGCGACCGTATCGCCCGGGACCTGCACGACCTGGCCATCCAGCGGCTGTTCGCCACGGGCATGACCCTGCAGAGCGCGGGCCGCTTCATCGAGCATCCCGAGGCGTCCGAGCGCGTCGTGCGAGCGGTGGACGACCTCGACGAGACCATCAAGATCATCAGGTCGACGATCTTCGGCCTGCGCTCGCGCGAGGGCACCGATGGGAGTGGGCTGCGGGCGCGCGTGGTGCGGATCGCAGGCGAGGCGGCGCCACTCCTGGGCTTCGCGCCCAGCGTGCGGCTGGAGGGGCTGGTCGACACCGACGTACCGCGGGAGATCGCCGAGCACGTGGTGGCCGTACTCTCCGAGGCACTGACCAACATCGCCCGGCATGCCCAGGCCGGGCGCGCCGGCGTCGTCCTCACAGCCGACTCGCGCCAGGTCCGTCTCACGGTCACGGACAACGGCACCGGCGTCTCTCCCGGCGGCCGCCGCAGCGGACTGCGCAACATGGCCGAACGGGCCGAACAGCTGGGCGGAGAACTGGAGTTGAGCAGCCCTGGGGACGGCGGTACCTCATTGACGTGGTGGGTGCCGACGCCGACCGCGTGA